From the Planctomycetota bacterium genome, the window CACGTTCCTCTTTAAGCAGTTGAATGTAAACGATACGGCGGATTTGGTTAAGAAAACCATTAAGTAATCTAATAGTTGTTTTATTGAACTATTGTTAAGGGGTGTGACAATGGTTCTCCGGAACCGCGGTGTGCCATTGCCGATAGATAGCCGCTTCGTAATTAACCGATGAACTATTGCACTACTCTCTTCCCTTACCCCTAATTATTGACAATATTGTCTCTTGGTTTTATAATCATTTCTATGGCAGATACCAAACTAAAAATCCGTGAATTCAAGTCTCTGGATGAGTTCCGTTTATGGTGGGAAGGGGAGGAAGTGACCGGATTCTGCCAGCGCCATCCGGAAAAAGTCGCCCGCTTAAAATCCCACCGCTGGGTTGCTCCATGGATAACCAAGCATACCCAGTCCGAAGGCGAAGAGGTAAAACAACCCGCCGGCAAGTCGTTCGGCAAATACATCATAGAAAAGAAACTCGGGCAGGGCGGTATGGGCGCGGTTTACCTGGCACACGATACTGTCTTAAAAAGAAAAGTGGCACTAAAAGTGATGCTCTTGAAAGGCGCTCAGGCAATCGAGCGCTTTAACCGCGAGGCGCGTGCCTCTGCCAAGCTAAAGCACCCCAATATCATTTCGCTCTACGAAGTCGGCACAATTGATAAGTATAACTACTTTACCATGGAGTATATTGACGGAAGTTCTCTGGATAAAATGATAAAAGACAAGGAATTAACCCCTAAACGGACTGCCGAGATTATAAAGGATATCGCCAATGCGCTTCATTATGCGCACACTCAGGAAATTGTCCACCGTGATATTAAGCCCGCCAATATCCTGGTAGATAAACAGGGGAAAGTATATTTAACCGATTTTGGGCTGGCAAAAGAACTTAGCGGAACCGAGCATTCGCTAACCATGACCGGGACGATTATGGGGACAGCCGATTATATGTCCCCGGAGCAGGCAGAAGGGATTAAGAGGAAGATAGATGCCAGAAGCGATGTCTTTTCGCTTGGCGCAACGCTTTACCACGCCTTAACCGGACATACGCCGTTTAAAGGAAAGGAACTCTACCAGATACTGGAAAGCGTAGTGCGCAAAGACCCAATTCCGCCCTGCCGTTATATAAAGAATCTGTCCAAAGATATCGAGACCATATGCCTTAAATCCATGGAAAAGGAACAGAAAGCCAGATACCAGTCATCCAAGGAATTAGCCGATGATTTAACGCATTATATAAACGGAGAAGCAATATCCGCCAGACCAATCGGTTTTATAGGCAGGATATTCCGTAAAGCCAAACAGAATAAGGTTGCCAGCCTATCGATTGCCGGAGTAATAGTGATTCTTATTGTTTTGGGTATTATGGCATCGGTCTCATCCTCAAATACCCGTC encodes:
- a CDS encoding tetratricopeptide repeat protein, with amino-acid sequence MADTKLKIREFKSLDEFRLWWEGEEVTGFCQRHPEKVARLKSHRWVAPWITKHTQSEGEEVKQPAGKSFGKYIIEKKLGQGGMGAVYLAHDTVLKRKVALKVMLLKGAQAIERFNREARASAKLKHPNIISLYEVGTIDKYNYFTMEYIDGSSLDKMIKDKELTPKRTAEIIKDIANALHYAHTQEIVHRDIKPANILVDKQGKVYLTDFGLAKELSGTEHSLTMTGTIMGTADYMSPEQAEGIKRKIDARSDVFSLGATLYHALTGHTPFKGKELYQILESVVRKDPIPPCRYIKNLSKDIETICLKSMEKEQKARYQSSKELADDLTHYINGEAISARPIGFIGRIFRKAKQNKVASLSIAGVIVILIVLGIMASVSSSNTRQEALGYFNKAQGFYDKKDYNEAKVWANKALTLLPDDGAIKDLINECNDALEKISESDKETKVNREKAKSILDRINVGDPSTDDKIKAAEDALDIDPSYGDAWQVMGYAYVGKANENAQNPDKYRKLIDKAFECFSKAIEKNLSLTYSYYERAFIIAFIYDKTEEAVADFNKVIELDPESPLGYFARGTIEYYHKNYDKAIDYLAKAINLKRDYADAHFNLGNAYNNLGNYKNAIEFYKETIRLKPDFAKAHYNLGNAYRSLGNNVKAIESYKEAIRFKPDFAEVHYNLGNAYRNSGNNVKAIESYKEAIHLKPAYAEAHSNIGVAYTELWDDLLC